In Neisseria animalis, a single window of DNA contains:
- a CDS encoding YfgM family protein — translation MAAHLEEQQELDNFKYFWKRTGRWIFALLVIAALGYLGYTMYQRHLVTQNQEAAAVLEQLVEKAQQNADQQQLNADLQTLQENYPKTISAAQATLMAAAAEFDAGRYDVAAGHLNWVLKNQQTPLIQALAAQRLAVVNLQQKKYDEALAALNTKVESDFEPLLLETKGDVYAAQNKKQEALQNYEQALAKLPKEAAGRELLQMKIDAQK, via the coding sequence ATGGCAGCCCATTTGGAAGAACAACAAGAGTTAGACAACTTCAAATATTTTTGGAAGCGTACCGGCCGTTGGATATTCGCCCTGCTGGTTATCGCCGCATTAGGCTACTTGGGCTACACCATGTACCAGCGCCATCTGGTTACCCAAAACCAAGAAGCCGCAGCCGTATTGGAGCAGTTGGTTGAAAAAGCGCAGCAAAACGCCGACCAGCAGCAGCTGAACGCCGATTTGCAAACACTCCAAGAAAACTACCCCAAAACCATTTCCGCCGCCCAAGCCACGCTGATGGCTGCTGCCGCCGAGTTTGATGCAGGCCGCTACGATGTTGCCGCCGGTCACCTGAACTGGGTGTTGAAAAACCAGCAAACCCCGCTGATTCAGGCTTTGGCGGCGCAACGTCTGGCTGTGGTCAACCTTCAGCAGAAAAAATACGATGAAGCACTCGCCGCGTTGAACACCAAAGTAGAAAGCGACTTCGAGCCGCTGCTGCTGGAAACCAAAGGCGATGTTTACGCCGCGCAAAACAAAAAACAAGAAGCCCTGCAAAACTACGAACAGGCTTTGGCCAAGCTGCCCAAAGAAGCGGCCGGACGCGAATTGCTGCAAATGAAAATCGACGCGCAAAAATAA